DNA from Strigops habroptila isolate Jane chromosome 2, bStrHab1.2.pri, whole genome shotgun sequence:
AAGGGGTGTGAGAAACAGCAGTCCAAACGCCAGTCACtgaaggcagaggggaaagaagtgctccaggcaccagagcagagattcccctgcagcccatggaaaaGACCCCGCTGGAGTACATGAATATTTCCTGAAGGGATTGCACCTCCTGGAGAGCCCATACAGGagctttattttctccccctgtcctCCTGAGCAGGGGCAGTGAGACAGCCACTGGGTGGGCATCTAGCAGCAGGCCAAGGTCAACTCACAACAAGTTGTTTCATACATATGATTAGGAGAAACTTAAAATTCACTAATTTACATTAAGCATTTGCCAGAACAGAATTTCAGACCAGGATCTGCCTAAGGCTTGCAGACAAGCTCAAGAGCTTTTGAGAGAATGATTTCATATTTTACcacttttttctatttccaaaaTGCAACACAGGTAACGCTTTCCAACACTCATTTACTATCTATACGTTATTTGCAGAATTACAGGGAAGAATAATTTTGAATGCAAAAATATAGTATCAAAAATCTTACATACAAGGACAAAACACACCAACAAAAGGCTGCTCACAGAATTAACATCCAGTCTTTCGGTCACCAGTTAAGATGAAACTCCTTTAGGGTGAGTTTTCAATGATGATAttaaagtctttttctttttttcctttttcttaccCCCCAAAAAGGAGACAACCATTAAAAATAGTAATGTCTAAAACAACATTATTTAATTCTTAGCCAGGCACCTGAAGATTTTGCTTTGAGCATCTTCTGAAAATCAGCAGTCATCAGAGGAACCCAGCTTCAAGGAGGCACCAGTGATGGAGTTTCTGAAAGCGTCCTCCGAGCTGCGATCCGCAGACATCTCGGGCAGCCTCCAGACTTGAAGCAAGCTTTGTGAAAGCATGTTTTGCACTCTGTTCATACATACAAGCAGTTCaacattcaggaaaaataaataaaaataaaagaagagtgAATGGCTGTGTTCCTTGAAGGATGTTCTATCTAGTTCACCCAAGTATAAAATGTAAGCCAGAGACAACAACCACCACTATAATAACTACAATTTAACATTTTGGCAAGATTTACAGGATTTACAATGAACAAGATCTAATACAGCAGCAGTATAACACTGTCCCATGCTCTCCCTCATGCACAGACCCAAAAAATCAGCCTCCCCCTGCAGCCATAGTTATGCTCAGGCAAGTCCCTGGCTTTGCTCTCTGAATGCACTGATGCAAGACAGCTGCCACAGCCTGGTTTTCAAAGATACATGCTACTCATGGCTTTCAAATACACATGCTTTCAGTGAAGCAAGTTCTCaatgttttccttaaatgagactgaaaagttttACACACCAACgtccctcccccctccccccgccccaaggaagaaagaaaaatgtttggtCTGGAACATACCTGTGCATCTTTTGCATTTGACAATCTGATGTGGAAATAGCAGATCTGCACTCTGACAGAATTCACAGATAAACCCCTTCGCTTGACAGAGCTACAAGGACAGCAAAAGAGTTGATTTACTTTTAATCTAAGAAAAAACTATTTGGGAATGTCAGCAGGGATACTCCTCACACTAGCAGCTGCAAGGACACCAAGAGCCTTAGCTTCTTACCTCACAACCATCCACATGAGAGGTGGAGCTCTTCAGAATGTCCTTAAGAAGGGGCAGTAACTGCCCTCGTTTGATCTTCACCAGATCATCCAGTGAGAAGAGATGCAGCTCCTCTGTCAGATGGCTGGGAACCTGTTCGAATTCTTTCAGTATActgcaaagagacagaaaaatcaagttACAAGAAGCTGTTTTTCAAGTATATTTGAAGAAGACgcctcttctgcttctctagTCACCCAGGCATCATACAAGGCAAATTCATGCTAAATCCTACCTCCCCTCCCAATTTGAGATCACATGTCTACCTATTAGTTATGCCCAAACTATTAGTTATATTAGTTATAACTATTAGTTATAGTTTGGGGAGGTGAATACCACAAATCTTTAATTTGCAGCAACAAGCATGATCATGTTTTGGTATTTTCCACTTTGGTTATTACTTTCATCTGAATGTGTTTATAAAACAAACTGAACTAAGCATTATGACCGATTTCTGGAAGAAATCTTTAAACCCTCAGGGAACAAATTggttaattttcttattttctaagaCAAATAATCTTGGAGATATACAGGAGTATCTTTGACTTTTTACGAATGAATGAGAACCTGAGACAGAACAGGAAAGACTATACACctaacaaaaaaatcattcaaCATTTAAACTCAAATATCTAAATATGGTACAAGAAACAAAGCCACCACATACAACCTGTTCTTCACTCAACATTTGCAGAGTAATAGAAGGAAGTTTTGTTATCAGAATTTTCTCTAATGATATTAACTCATTTAAATCTACTCTCAAATGTCTCTAGAGAAGAAGGCTCTATAAGCACTGCACACGCATTCTAATAAACTGTTTTTCATACACAATCATGGTCCATACCTTTCTCCAAACCTGCaggttttcaaaagcttttttaaatgaaaaagctgtTCTTGCACCTCCTAAAAgataaaggggaaaacaaaacaatttttaaattaaaagcaattgcATTCATGTATTCATATGTAAGGAACACCACTATTTGAGTCAGCAACCCTTGCCAGTACATCAAGCCACACCTAAAAATAGGAACTTCACACTCAGAACAGAATTaaacaaatggatttttctaATGCATGAAAGGCCAAGGAAGGCAAAGGCTACTTTTATTCATCAACAAAGGAAGCAATTCCTACCACTACCAATGGCTCCATGTCAGCACACAAGATTCTAGACCCAAACCTGTGTAAGAACAGGTAAGTTTCTCCTCAGCCAAAAAGAGAGCACACGACAACTTGTAATCTTCAGCAGAAACACTTCCTcaagatataggaggtacagCTCTTAGATCAGCCCAGGGTGTTTTCTCTAATGGCCCACAAAATTAAGGAGTCATTCAAAACTTCTGGAGCTTCCCAACAGCCAATTGCCAAGCAAAGGTAAACATTTACTgcacaagcccagctcccctCCATaaactaaaatagaaaaacaatgaggaaaCACCTCCCATCCTCTGGCATAAGTTAGAaacttctcccttctctctctttcatctGAGGGAAGAGAGGACAAGTCTAAGTGCAGAGAAAACAACTTTGCATCTTTCCCACATGCACGGCAAAGGACAACCTGCCCTAAGGAGTTCTTCTCACAGACTCAAATTCCTAATAAAAACAGGCCATACTTACCCTCACCCTCTccatttctttactttttgtGTAGAGGGCTTTGTTAATACATGACACATTGAAAATTGGGTGCTGCCATATGCTCTCCAATAGGTGTTTGGAGAAGTTGCATACATAGTATTTTTTGAAGTCCCACTTCAGAAGTATTCGGGCAGGAATGGAAGACTGGGCATAGCTGTGGCAGCAGTCACAGAAGTATTTCCCCAGGTAGTCACAATAGCGGAGTCTCCTGACATATTCTGCAGGTAAAGAGCAATGAAACTGTGAATATTTCTAATACTTATGGGACATACCTCTTATCTGTATGCCTATTCTGCCTAAATAACTCAGATCTACTGGAGTGAGGGGCAAGGCATTATTTTCATAAGTAGGGGGTTTTATTATTGTGGTAAACACATGCACAAGGTCTGTACTGTGCATTAGAAGAGAAAGCTTTCCTCATTTACACATCTGTCAAACTGAAGTGATTATCAACATGAGATCTTAGAGAAACCGTTGCTGCTATACCAGCAAAAAGGAGATACAAGataaaacacacaacaaaataCATCCACCAAATGGAAAGACAAGCTGATCCTGGAGTCACATTTGTGTAATACTTTTTCCCAGCTATATCAGCATCCCAGGTTGCTGATACTTTACAAGCCATCACAAATGCCACTCTTTTATGAGCAGCTCCACAAGAAGTCTTGAAAGCCACTTCAAAGATTTCTTAGGTAAGGTCTGGTTGTGAGACCTGTAAGTCATCATGCTTCCAAGCAGTTCCCACAACGTatcacaaataaaacacaatcagaattttgtgatcaagatatacaggggaaaaaaagccccacttTTTAAAAGAGTGAAAGCACACACATTCCATAAGCTTGCATAAAACTTCCTTAAAGTCTCTTAGAAGAGACTTTTGGAAAAGTGTAAATTGGCACAGAGAAGaattattgaaagaaaacattagaaTATGTAACACCAGCACTTTCCAGCCTGGAAgcttgattttttaattattttttaatagtttttcctgttttgttgtCAACTGTCATGAATTTTCACTGTGTATGAGAAGGACATCTATTAAGTACTGTATTCTGTCTGCAAGGAGAAATCCCAGGCAGTGGTAAGATCCCACTGCCTATTTTATTATTGCAGGCAAATCCAACAATGAGATTTTCCTCTAGCTCAGATAATTATACAATTGTGATACTTCTGTTGGTGAAGATTACAGCCTGATTAATAGCAGTGGAtttattagggttttttttttttctttcttgtgataATACTTACTGCTTTCTATTGGGGTTCCACAGCCAACACATGTAAAGTTTTGGGCAGCCACCACTGCATCTCTCCTGAATACAGAGGCAAATAGTTACACCTTTCAGCATGCAAAACACAATTTAGTTAACATTCTCCCAAAGCACAAGAGAACTACACTGGCACCAGTGAAAGTGTCTAAATTATCATCAATTACTGCTTCTAAATATGGCTTCTTGCAAGAATgaaattcttttccatttcttaaatTGGCATCCAAATCAAGAAGGAGGTAGGAGGAGGAAATCCACATCTGCAACTGAAAAAGCAACCTGACCTGCAGCAACAGGGAATTAGCCAGTCTGCCTACTGTGTGAATTCAACAGCACTTTATGCAGCAAGACAGTAGTTTCCCCAAATACGAGCTGTTTTGTCCTCACTTTCTGAAAACCTACTACCATAAAATATCAGCAGGGAAGTGAGGAAACTCTTAACAATATTATCCAGATAGTCTCACACAATCATTTTTTTAGGAGTCTAACTAAGCACGCTACCACTGCAACACCAACCAGTTTATGTACTATCACATGTAAAAGTGCACGTTCCACATTAATCAGGACGTGccaagagaggggaaaaaagatgccATCTGCTTTCTAGCGAAGCtggtgacagacactgcagaaggCTGTGCCATGCAGTAGCTGTAATCGTAGGTTCTGTTCAATCACCCAGGCTCCCTCCATCAACTTTCAACAGATTCCAGACAAATCCCCATGCTGTACTAAATGATAATGCTCTGATCCCTTAGACTTACTTGACTGAAGGgtgaatattaaatataatCTGTGATCTTGGTGGGGCCCAGCCAGAAGATCCTCTTAATTTGGATAcaatctttatttcttcagcCAGATTCAAACTGGACTCAAGCTCTCTTGGAATCTCTTCTTTCAGCATAGACTATTGGAAGAGACAGACTGGTGAAGCTGAGCAGCCCATCAGTTGGACATATGTTAAATACTTAATACCCCAAGATTTTAAAGTTCAGGTTTCACCTGCATGTAGTCTCCCCTCAGTTAAACTCCcttgtatcatagaatcatggaatggttagggttggaaaggaccttaagatccatctagttccaacccccctgccatgggcagggatgtctcacactagaccatgtcactcaaggctctgtccagcctggccttgaacattgccagggatggagcatttaccacttctttgggcaatctgttccagtgcctcaccaccctcacagtaaggaaatGTTCTAAAAATTTAGCTAAAGTAAATTAATAAGCTGTAAGTACttgtctattttatttttttttaaatgcagcttcCCCCTTTCTCTAACAgtgaagcagctgcagtgagaCAATGATTATTTGGAGAACCAAATAAAAAGAGCCTGCTGTTTTCGGCTCAGACTCACCCTCTGCTTCGATGAGCTCAGGCAACTAGATAGCTGAACTGCAGAGCCTGTCTGCAaccagtgttttctgaaagctcTGCATAACTCCTGGGCTGTTGCTTCAGCAGAATTGCTGACTGGTTCAAAAGATGATCTGAAAGTGAAGCAATACAGACAGTGAAAAATAGCAGCATGTcatcagcagctctgctgcctcttctgcaTCCCTTAAGAGTGTTCTCCCATCCCTTTGTTCCCATCCCCTTGCTTTGATACACCCAGATGCTCACAGAGCCGCAGCCACCAGCCTCCAGCGAGACCCGGGGACCAGAGAAACACTCTGCTAAGCCAAGCGCCACAGACTTTTGCTGTCAAGCAGcattccttccccttccttggGAGGGCCAAATTTACCACTCCCACACCTTTCACCACCCCAGCCAGAAGAGTCACCAGGAAGCTGGTCCAGCAGAAAAGGTAGTGCCACTAGGCTATTATAGTAAAGATACACAGCATTACCTTTCATCTGGGGTGACAGACAGATTTTCAAGGTCTTCAAGTTCTGCGGTAAAGGAGAAAATTTTATCAAGCCATCTAAGAAACAAAGCTTCTGTTACTCAGCATTGTTTTAAATCTACCTTCTGTGTTACCATGGTGTCAGTTTCAAATATATTCAGCTTTACAATACCCTTGCTGGATATGGGAAATAACCTCAGCCCTGGTTGTAAACAGGCATAAGGAGTCTATCTCCTCTGCAGATCTCTGACATCTGCTGATGAAGAGTACTCCCTGGCAGCTATGCATCATATCATCACCTTAGCTTCCTTTCAAGAGCAGGAGAAATGGTAAGGAGAGACTAAGCACCTGCTAGTCCAGGTCCAGCCAGAAGGCACTCAATATAAGTAATCATATACAGAACCAACAGAGTGCACATTGATTTTTTCAGACACTGACAGATATTTGGAGACACCCATCACAAACGTGCCAGCTAATGCTAGAAACAAGTTAATAACAGGTGAGATGAACGGAATTAAAGCACACACTTCTTAATTATGTTTATACAGACAAAATATGCTTATGCACACAAAGCATTCACATTGCTAGCATTATTTCTGGCCATGCATATTGTTCTCTAGACAAATGCTTCCCCATTCTTACATGTCAAAATAATGCCTGCTActggaaatgcagttttggGACCTGGTTATTCATTCTTAGACTGGGGAAACAGGaggtggaaaaataaaaaaaaacaaccaaccacccccaaaaaaaccccacaacaacaaaaaccccctcAACCTTTAAAACCAAAGGGAACAATAAAATAGCATTtgttaacaggaaaaaataagatggAGGTTAAATGTTGCTCAGGCTACTTCTAACAGTTTCTATTTCTATAATATGTAAAAACCAGAAGCTAACCAAAGAAACTCAGGATgtcctgcagagaagcagagcacTGGTGACTGTAAGGGGACAGAGACATTCTGCTCTAGTCTCAAAGCAGAGGGAAGGCTGCCTAAAACCTAGCCAACCTCTTTAATTGGGAAATAATCATGTCCTAAATTCTCTCAAACAATGCTGCTATAGTTGGCTGAGGTTGTGCCTGTTTCGCACTTTGCTCACCCACATTCATTGGGTTTAATCCTTAGACATAATTTCAGTCCCTACATTGAGTTTGCATGACAAGGTTTGGTAGTGGAGGGCTAAGATGGTGGGTTCTTTGAGAAGATGCCAGAAACTTCCCCTATgccccaagttgagtctgttttgcccatgacagtaattggtgagtgatctctccctgtccttatcaaaacccacaagcctttcatcatattttctctccccagtGAGCTGAGGGtggcagtgacagagcagctctAGTGAGCACCTGGCGTCCAGCCAGAGTCAAACCACAACACCCTCAAACCAGCAAAGATATTCTTTTATAGAAAGGAAATCCTGCACTAGTCTGGTATTTCTGCATGTGTTCTAGTAAGCAGTCATGCATACATCGTTCTGTCCATTTCCTCATGTTATTTCTCCTGCAATAACATCTACTAAGTCAATagattttttcaaaacaatgcAATAGATGAAGTTGAACAATAGAGTTTATAATTTTAAAGTCTTACCAATAATTACATATTCATCCTCTGAGTCACTGTGGCAATGAAATCTGGAAACCTCATGATGTGATGGTAGATGCATTGGGGAGCTgacagggagcagagcacagcctgcCCAGAACAAAGACAACACCAATTAAACTTTTCCAGCATTTATAGAGTAGCTGCCTCAagttatatttgtattttaccGCACTTACCAAAGCTTTAGCACACAGCCTGTATTTACagagcaattttatttttatacacacacacagaaagccAATTCTGTCATACAGCATATCCCTCTGTTTCTTAAGCTAAGAAGCTTCTAGAGACTAAACCAAAAGCTTTTATATTATTAATGGTCTCTTCCCCTCCCACATGCAAGCACACCACTCTTTTTTGCCCAGAAGTTATGTCACTTAGAATTTAGACTTAAGTGCCATCGCTAAGATCCATATTACTCATGTACTGACTCAAGCATTACGGTGCCAGGAGCATTTATTACCTTGCTTCAAACTACATGTGAATGAATACTCTGGGCAGTTTCACGCAAATCAATTGCGTGGCCTGATCTGCATACTGCAGGAGTaagcacagaaggaaagagcCAAGCTTCAAATCCTGCAAAAAGGGATTTAAGCAGGGAGAAAACCAGCCAACTACAGGAACTTTTATATGCAAAGTTGTGCTTGGCATGTCGCATTTCAACCTTACATCTGTGTCTTATGTATTATAATTAGGATTTTTTgtaagatgaaaaagaaaatgtgagcgttcaaaaggaagaatttgaCATACAGGGAAAACTCTTGTGGCATAATGATCCCCAGAGCACAGAGCTCTCAAGAGACTCGAAGAAGGTAACAGAGGATTTGGTTCTAAGCAATGCCCAAAttgatttagtattttcttgcacaaaaataaatggcaaaggCTGTCAGACAAGGTTGCATTACAGACTAAGTAACTTGCCTTCATAACCACTGTCTGAAGAGGCAACAGAGGAATCAGACTTCTTCACTCCAGGGTAAGAAGATAACTCTGAATCAGTGTGATAGCTGCCATCTGATCCACTTGCTTCCTCCACACCCCAGGACTCTGATTGTTGGCTTAGGatattacatttcattttttctaacGATGCTATAATCATATCTGCAACAAAAAAGTGTGCGTTTTCCTGCACGCAGGATTGGAACACTCGTTAGTACACAGCATATTTCATACTTGCTTAAGATGAAGTGAAATATACTTTTTcaattcaagaaataaaaaggtaaagCTATCtcacttttcatttaaacaccaacaaaccccaaaaaaccaaccaacactCCAAGGGCAATTCAGAGACAACATGCAAAAGGCAACTGCCCAGATAATTGCCTCACCCTTGATTAGAAAACACAATTTACTTCTATCTTACCCATCCATTAGACAAAAAGAAACTTGATAACATGCCTAATTGATGAATATGCATGCATTTTAAAGACACAGTCTTCTAGTTACACTGCATTATTTAGCATGCAAGTGTGAATCCTGTTAATAGGATTTAATTTCAAGTCGGTGTGTAAGAGCAGTTTTGCACGCATGCTAACACGGATGAGGCCAGAAGTGGCAAGTTTTGGAGAGACTGTAGATCTTCGGGTGGTGGGTAGCAGAGAAGTTAGTAAAATGCTTTCATGTGTTAAGAGTTAAGGCAGTGAAGTAGGGAATATGCAGTGAAATAGTTTACACTGTCAACTCAAGGCTGCTAGAAAGTCTGCGATAAGGGTAAATGGGAGCCGAGCTCCCCTGTGGTTCATACTGCATTAAACATGTAGTGCTTTCATAAAGCTGCATTTCCCTGCCAGACAACCCCTCCCCATGGTGTCCCTTTCTATCTTGCCTGCCTGGGTCACCCATTCTCCAGAAAAAGGGAGTTAGTAAACCCACCTCTGGTACCACTGAGACATCCAGACAAACCTGGGGTCCCTGCTCCAATCCCTTACTTCCTGTGGTCTAACAGAGCATCCCACCAGCCCCACCTGAgctactgctgctgccctgggcacaGCTTCTCAGCCCAGGCTCAGCTCAAAAGTGGATGCATCATGGAGAGATAGGCGCACTCAAGTGCATGGATGGAAACCCTGAGAGGGCCAGGATACTCTCCCACTCTCCCCTCAACTGCAAGTGTTTATATTGTGCAAAGCTAAACTCCATCTAAAAAAGCCTGCAGTACCTAAGGCTAGAGATTCTGAATGCAGaataattaaagctttttataaAGTGGCTTATCCTCAGAAAATTGTACCACTCAACAACAGTATACATAACACCCTAAAAAAGCATGAAGTTTGCAGAAGCATGAAGACAGACATCAGTGTTTAGAAATAGCTAAAACTTAAAGAGCACAACAGACACCACTGCTTTCTtatcactgttttgttttctcaaagcagaaatataTAGTGCTCTATTTTTGTCCATAGCCAAATGCATTTAGAAGAGATTAAACTCAACATTAGAGAGATCCCACAAGTCCCTGTGGGTGTTTGAAGAGACTTTTTATCTTTCCCCTAACACTGATTAACACCGTTTGCTTGGTGTTTCTCCAGAGACAACTTTCATTGAACTTCAGGACACACTATTAGCAAAGTAAAGAATTAAGAAGCCTTTTTCGTTTTGGCAGATAAAGACGACACCTCCTActctgaagatttaaaaaaagcccatgTGGCACTGGTTAACCCCAAGCTAGCGGCAGAGCCCAGCATATCAGCACATCCTGCTGATAGAAGCAATTATGAGCTTATCTGGGAGCACTGCACTGCAAAAAGATGGAACAGGATACAGGCGCTCCTGTACTTAGCATGACTATCAGctttcagctctgcctgctgctaAGTCTGTCACCCTAGGaagcagccccagctcagctGTGACACACCAACCTGCtcacttctcttccctcccactTGCACCAGTGAGAAGCCCTTTTTGATTATCTGGCCCATCTCCTTCCTGGCACACAACTACAATTCTCAGACTTGCTGACACTACATGTACCTTAAATTTTCAGCCTCCTGAATTTCAAAGAGATTATTTTACAACCCAaaagtgttttgggttttgtttgttcttttgtttcggatggttggtttggttttttttgaaaggtaGCTTCGCTCATAACGCACTGAGCTCTTGGTATCTCTTAAGCTGTAATCATGTCAGCCACCAATAACCCGCACAAGAGAGGTAGCTGATGTGATCTTGCCTCACTCAATAGTTCTCAGTCTGTGGTTTCTAATACACATATCTACTCATTGCTCTCCTGGGGGCtgaaagcagattatttttGGTTCACACATTACAGGGAAACATCAACTCCTTCCTGAAACACCTTTTCACAAAAAGCAGTATCTAAAGCTAGTTTACAATTTTGTTGAATTTTGGCGTGTGATTTactgggtgggttttgttttaaaatgcattttagggACACCGAGAGCTTCGAATCAAATGCAGAACTTACTGTTCCAACAAAACCAGTGCTGTGCACAAAGAGGATTACCTCTTGGACCCAGGATATGGGACCTAATGGACACCCACATTcccgggggaggggggaaggtagggggaaataaatttaaaaaaaaaagatctcctTTTCTaggcatatttttaaagctcttttgtATCAAATCCTACTCATTGCAATAACTATAATATTAACACCTCTTTACCAACTGTTCGGAAAGATTAACATTTAGCACACACAGTTATTTGTGACAGCATTATCTCCTCAACTTTATCTCTGTTTATAAGCTCAAGTGGGCTGCCTATCCGGCCACACACCTAATACCATTTGGACCCCTTCTCCAACTT
Protein-coding regions in this window:
- the RUBCNL gene encoding protein associated with UVRAG as autophagy enhancer isoform X1 encodes the protein MSLHALPLASYSRPGVFKHPNTEKLNHESLKVPFTETAYSSNSSARISCLAPTPQICVLSDKYSRPAVIGHAGSFGSYPNSAEAIKDILVSVLNASGLKPSLMLEQTTMQGAKHPDSDVEQWEESSAGDSRDDSDSDSAHHSAVCAQTDIRFTRHRACWDNTCCDSSKPSLDTFFSSRSSDDDPAASSLNGFSLSDMSPLRQDCFTQVTLTGGTVTSAVLHSGKEHHNSPKQELTFTRFLSSSTVGKPADLLKYPDALEPVLEPVPVSNSDSNSPSRLSQSEPVNQTGSTSPLNISVIPLNRSLQDMRMLPEDVEKENAHFFVADMIIASLEKMKCNILSQQSESWGVEEASGSDGSYHTDSELSSYPGVKKSDSSVASSDSGYEGCALLPVSSPMHLPSHHEVSRFHCHSDSEDEYVIIELEDLENLSVTPDERSSFEPVSNSAEATAQELCRAFRKHWLQTGSAVQLSSCLSSSKQRSMLKEEIPRELESSLNLAEEIKIVSKLRGSSGWAPPRSQIIFNIHPSVKRDAVVAAQNFTCVGCGTPIESKYVRRLRYCDYLGKYFCDCCHSYAQSSIPARILLKWDFKKYYVCNFSKHLLESIWQHPIFNVSCINKALYTKSKEMERVREVQEQLFHLKKLLKTCRFGESILKEFEQVPSHLTEELHLFSLDDLVKIKRGQLLPLLKDILKSSTSHVDGCELCQAKGFICEFCQSADLLFPHQIVKCKRCTECKTCFHKACFKSGGCPRCLRIAARRTLSETPSLVPP
- the RUBCNL gene encoding protein associated with UVRAG as autophagy enhancer isoform X2, whose protein sequence is MLEQTTMQGAKHPDSDVEQWEESSAGDSRDDSDSDSAHHSAVCAQTDIRFTRHRACWDNTCCDSSKPSLDTFFSSRSSDDDPAASSLNGFSLSDMSPLRQDCFTQVTLTGGTVTSAVLHSGKEHHNSPKQELTFTRFLSSSTVGKPADLLKYPDALEPVLEPVPVSNSDSNSPSRLSQSEPVNQTGSTSPLNISVIPLNRSLQDMRMLPEDVEKENAHFFVADMIIASLEKMKCNILSQQSESWGVEEASGSDGSYHTDSELSSYPGVKKSDSSVASSDSGYEGCALLPVSSPMHLPSHHEVSRFHCHSDSEDEYVIIELEDLENLSVTPDERSSFEPVSNSAEATAQELCRAFRKHWLQTGSAVQLSSCLSSSKQRSMLKEEIPRELESSLNLAEEIKIVSKLRGSSGWAPPRSQIIFNIHPSVKRDAVVAAQNFTCVGCGTPIESKYVRRLRYCDYLGKYFCDCCHSYAQSSIPARILLKWDFKKYYVCNFSKHLLESIWQHPIFNVSCINKALYTKSKEMERVREVQEQLFHLKKLLKTCRFGESILKEFEQVPSHLTEELHLFSLDDLVKIKRGQLLPLLKDILKSSTSHVDGCELCQAKGFICEFCQSADLLFPHQIVKCKRCTECKTCFHKACFKSGGCPRCLRIAARRTLSETPSLVPP